The Vibrio navarrensis genome has a segment encoding these proteins:
- a CDS encoding GGDEF domain-containing protein, with protein sequence MRCGWCTGIMVLYYSGVSPSKATVEFRSLLLMVAVIFLFNTPMNYIKQEKLQSLSSQLGETAETLILRKQLVSSYLSLRYSEVVKQYATYPHLFDDLAQHLLSEQDLVVAMQVVSKLPEPNYRYYDRILAYNRFYTSSLNQSQVQTLLEPEKGHFLEFAPIYAEGILQGYLVLTVNLNLLTSVDQKDMLLLGLDGFVYSSSYLGIPTYSYLEDTHPILLQELNRTRKHSGAVEYDDFTVVYQNIGVLNGKENLLLKVVRNEDLLPKYFYLFLLLITLTLGVSYYLYRLRKDKSELRKITYLDALSGLHNRHYLLEVEKKITPSSRYFVGMLDIDHFKLINDRYGHDIGDQVIRRVANVIKSRIRVSDYAFRIGGEEFLLLIQTTTAEDARIVLERIRTDIEQANQAPNVTISGGFCLLNGSLEESLRVADSKLYEAKHIGRNNIQPAT encoded by the coding sequence ATGCGTTGTGGTTGGTGCACGGGCATTATGGTTCTCTATTATTCAGGGGTCTCCCCTTCTAAAGCGACGGTTGAATTCAGAAGCCTGCTACTCATGGTGGCGGTGATTTTTCTCTTTAACACGCCAATGAACTACATCAAACAAGAAAAGTTGCAGAGCCTGTCGAGCCAGCTTGGTGAAACCGCTGAAACATTAATCTTACGTAAGCAGTTGGTATCCAGTTACCTTTCGCTTCGCTATAGCGAAGTGGTAAAGCAATATGCAACCTATCCCCATCTGTTTGATGACTTGGCTCAGCACCTACTCAGCGAGCAAGATCTGGTGGTTGCTATGCAAGTGGTTAGCAAACTCCCAGAACCAAACTATCGCTATTACGATCGTATTCTTGCCTACAATCGGTTCTACACCAGTAGCCTCAATCAGTCACAGGTGCAGACCTTGCTTGAACCAGAGAAAGGCCATTTTCTCGAATTTGCCCCTATCTACGCTGAGGGTATTTTGCAGGGCTATCTCGTTCTGACCGTCAATCTCAATCTACTGACCAGTGTCGATCAAAAAGACATGCTATTGCTTGGTTTGGATGGCTTTGTCTATTCCAGCTCCTATTTGGGCATCCCGACCTACAGCTATTTGGAAGATACCCACCCAATTTTGCTGCAAGAGCTCAATCGCACTCGCAAACATTCTGGTGCGGTGGAGTATGACGACTTTACGGTGGTCTACCAAAATATCGGTGTGTTAAATGGCAAGGAAAACTTGCTGTTGAAAGTCGTTCGTAATGAGGATCTGCTCCCCAAATATTTCTATCTGTTTTTGCTGCTCATCACCTTAACACTTGGCGTGTCTTACTACTTGTATCGGCTACGCAAAGACAAATCAGAACTGAGAAAGATCACCTATTTAGACGCTCTGTCAGGGCTGCACAATCGTCACTATCTGCTGGAAGTAGAAAAGAAAATCACGCCAAGCAGCCGCTACTTTGTTGGCATGTTGGATATTGACCACTTTAAGTTGATTAATGATCGCTACGGGCATGACATCGGCGATCAGGTGATACGTCGCGTAGCCAACGTGATCAAAAGCCGCATCCGAGTAAGCGACTATGCATTTCGCATCGGCGGAGAGGAGTTTCTCCTGCTGATTCAGACCACCACAGCGGAAGATGCGCGGATTGTCTTGGAACGTATTCGCACCGATATTGAGCAAGCCAACCAAGCACCAAATGTCACCATTTCCGGTGGCTTCTGCTTGCTAAACGGCTCACTGGAAGAATCATTGCGCGTGGCAGACAGTAAGCTTTATGAGGCCAAACACATCGGGCGCAATAATATTCAACCAGCGACCTAA
- a CDS encoding putative bifunctional diguanylate cyclase/phosphodiesterase yields the protein MDITPNPDKISDDFDHILERRFMHIFDVFSEGLFHMDEQGIMVFYNHQFYEQFGITTGVIELDAWLEIVHPLDRVRLSSKVDEHLGSVDSRVTTEYRVRKPNGQYVWIEGTAVTRHSKHGSFMVGSHKDISERKLMESYIHQVAFHDNASGMANRSRLLLDVEEFSRSTTLPYSLIYIQIEEIKSYLSHYGAEILNHVVHSMLTAVSHLPGQVSKLYRVSDDDFAIMIEGNFTDRQLTNICEKIKARYHDAVMEQGQLLGCGISMGIYPKLNAIFSAEEILRKATRTSQFASKKKANRIAVYSATTQQVVDRFFYIEQGLKEAIESQSLTVKFQPIVCANSLEVASFESLVRWRSAEFGEIYPDEFIPVAENKGLIVDLGYFVLRKACEFIRDYNQRHQRNTRVNVNVSVLQLLNSSFPSRVSEIVSEYQLAPKTLVIELTETLILDNNLLAIEQLKQLAELGFNLSLDDFGSGYSSLNTFFDLPMSQIKIDKSMAWRTVTNSDSKQYLAFLIKLCQKNKIDVVIEGIETPEMYKVFRKMGATYLQGYWFSKPLSIASASRYTLAPMSDN from the coding sequence ATGGATATAACACCGAACCCAGACAAAATCAGCGACGATTTTGATCACATTCTTGAACGACGCTTTATGCATATTTTTGATGTATTTAGTGAAGGTCTGTTCCATATGGACGAACAAGGCATAATGGTGTTTTACAATCACCAATTTTACGAGCAATTCGGTATCACTACTGGCGTGATTGAACTCGACGCTTGGCTCGAGATCGTCCACCCCTTAGACAGAGTACGTCTCTCATCCAAAGTGGATGAGCATCTTGGATCGGTCGATTCACGCGTGACGACGGAATATCGCGTGCGTAAACCCAATGGCCAATACGTTTGGATTGAAGGCACAGCAGTGACCCGTCACTCCAAACATGGCAGTTTCATGGTTGGTAGCCATAAAGACATATCAGAACGCAAGTTGATGGAAAGTTACATCCATCAAGTCGCCTTTCACGATAATGCTTCTGGCATGGCCAATCGCAGCCGATTACTACTAGACGTTGAAGAGTTCTCTCGCTCGACGACTTTGCCCTATTCCCTGATTTATATACAGATAGAAGAGATCAAATCATACTTAAGTCACTACGGAGCCGAAATCCTCAATCACGTGGTGCACAGTATGCTGACAGCGGTGAGCCATCTTCCAGGGCAAGTCAGCAAGCTTTATCGGGTCAGCGATGACGACTTTGCCATCATGATTGAAGGCAATTTTACCGATCGCCAACTCACCAACATCTGCGAGAAGATCAAAGCGCGTTATCACGATGCGGTGATGGAACAAGGGCAATTGCTTGGCTGTGGCATTAGTATGGGAATTTACCCCAAATTAAACGCCATTTTCAGCGCCGAAGAGATCTTGCGCAAAGCAACCCGAACCAGCCAGTTTGCCAGCAAGAAAAAGGCCAATCGCATCGCGGTCTACAGCGCAACCACCCAGCAAGTGGTGGATCGCTTTTTCTATATTGAGCAAGGTCTTAAAGAGGCGATTGAGTCGCAATCCTTAACGGTAAAGTTCCAGCCGATTGTCTGCGCCAACAGTTTAGAAGTCGCCAGCTTTGAAAGTTTGGTTCGCTGGCGCAGCGCAGAGTTTGGCGAAATATACCCAGACGAATTTATTCCGGTCGCGGAAAACAAGGGGCTCATTGTCGACCTTGGCTATTTTGTCTTGCGTAAAGCGTGTGAGTTCATTCGCGATTACAACCAGCGCCATCAGCGTAATACTCGGGTTAACGTTAACGTTTCCGTGCTGCAACTGCTCAACAGCAGCTTTCCCAGCCGAGTAAGCGAGATTGTCAGCGAATATCAACTCGCCCCTAAAACCCTAGTCATCGAACTGACTGAAACACTGATCCTCGATAACAATCTCTTGGCGATTGAACAGTTAAAACAGTTGGCAGAATTGGGGTTTAATCTCTCGCTCGACGATTTTGGTTCAGGGTACAGCTCGCTCAACACCTTCTTTGACTTGCCAATGAGCCAAATCAAAATCGACAAGTCAATGGCATGGCGAACGGTCACTAACAGTGATTCAAAACAGTACTTGGCCTTTTTAATAAAACTGTGCCAGAAAAACAAAATCGATGTGGTGATTGAAGGGATCGAAACCCCCGAAATGTATAAAGTATTTCGTAAAATGGGCGCAACCTATCTGCAAGGATATTGGTTCTCGAAACCCCTATCGATTGCCTCTGCCAGCCGCTACACGCTCGCCCCGATGTCTGATAACTAA
- a CDS encoding AEC family transporter — protein sequence MLVKVFSILFPVFSLAGVGFAVGRFLKPDFKPINRINMDVFLPALVFSSLATMPLDANQLPLIYASVIAVLVPGLVMVPVCRFYHLSFKTWAPPHMFRNSGNLAIPLFSYTFGAAAQSSAVLLFVMSACIHISLGLALLSKGNSLLHIFRMPVFIAAFAAVTCNLSGIFVWQPLLEASSLLGQAAVPVMLLSLGAQMVNLKLDGLKVGVISTLQSLFTGLIAFVLIYYFVPLPPLQMQMMVLFTMLPAAVMNYLFAERFHIEPEKVASIVLFGNFFSLFTLPALLWFALTI from the coding sequence ATGCTTGTCAAAGTTTTTAGCATCCTCTTCCCCGTGTTTTCCTTAGCAGGCGTAGGGTTTGCCGTTGGTCGCTTTCTAAAACCCGATTTTAAGCCGATCAACCGCATTAATATGGATGTTTTCCTGCCCGCTTTGGTGTTCTCGTCATTGGCTACCATGCCGCTGGATGCAAATCAACTACCACTGATTTATGCGTCCGTCATCGCCGTCTTGGTTCCAGGGTTAGTGATGGTACCCGTGTGCCGCTTTTACCACTTATCCTTTAAAACTTGGGCGCCACCGCATATGTTTCGCAATAGCGGCAATCTGGCCATTCCACTGTTTAGCTACACTTTTGGTGCAGCAGCTCAATCCAGTGCCGTGTTGCTGTTTGTGATGTCTGCGTGCATCCATATTAGCCTTGGATTGGCACTCTTGAGTAAAGGCAATTCACTGCTGCACATTTTCCGAATGCCGGTATTTATCGCCGCTTTTGCTGCGGTCACTTGTAACCTGAGCGGCATATTCGTCTGGCAACCATTGTTAGAAGCTTCCTCCTTACTCGGGCAAGCGGCCGTACCAGTGATGCTGCTGTCACTCGGTGCACAGATGGTGAATCTTAAGCTGGACGGGCTCAAAGTCGGCGTGATCTCCACACTTCAGTCTTTGTTCACGGGCCTAATCGCCTTCGTGCTTATCTATTACTTTGTACCGTTGCCACCGCTACAGATGCAGATGATGGTCCTTTTTACTATGCTGCCTGCAGCAGTGATGAACTACTTATTCGCAGAACGGTTTCATATTGAGCCCGAAAAAGTGGCTTCGATTGTATTGTTTGGCAACTTTTTCAGTCTGTTCACTTTGCCTGCACTGTTGTGGTTTGCACTGACAATTTAA
- a CDS encoding HD-GYP domain-containing protein: protein MQYNPENSVKIDIANLSIGMFVTALQNSEKVNLAHPGRVQSQTAITRLFESGVKFVWVDKSLSARNCVITPSVESREVLPKEEPVTPIPARTRHGRDARQKKAKKLIAEAKSLAQKLLNQTFEGKVILVDEIDDWAEEMIESALVDSDALHCVSALRQKDTYLLEHSVNVACLLVTFGKHLGLDRDTLKQMAIGGIIHDIGKIKVDDAILHKPGKLTPEEFEHMKLHQVFAKEIIVHVEGLSDISRDVCLMHHEKLDGKGYPQGLKGDDIPLHGRMSCIVDIYDALTADRCYKQGMSSAEAFKIILSLTPFHLDPDLVYKFINCIGIYPVGSIVELSDGRVGIVWGSNATHPLKPEVKCFYSRKYKRFVDVAMVDLKNSTLKIERAVAPSSLEVDAKPFYD from the coding sequence ATGCAGTACAATCCTGAAAATTCAGTCAAAATCGATATCGCCAATTTGAGCATTGGGATGTTTGTTACCGCGCTTCAAAACAGTGAAAAAGTGAATCTAGCGCATCCTGGTCGGGTGCAGTCTCAAACGGCGATTACCCGCTTGTTTGAAAGTGGTGTTAAGTTTGTCTGGGTCGATAAAAGTTTATCAGCGCGTAATTGTGTCATCACGCCGTCAGTTGAAAGCCGCGAAGTGCTGCCCAAAGAAGAGCCAGTTACGCCAATTCCAGCCCGAACTCGCCATGGGCGAGATGCAAGACAGAAAAAAGCCAAAAAGCTCATCGCAGAGGCAAAAAGCCTAGCGCAAAAACTGTTGAATCAAACTTTCGAAGGCAAAGTGATTCTGGTCGATGAGATTGACGATTGGGCAGAGGAGATGATCGAATCGGCTTTGGTCGACTCCGACGCGCTGCACTGTGTTTCGGCTCTACGGCAAAAAGACACCTATTTGCTTGAACACTCGGTCAATGTCGCTTGCCTTCTGGTTACCTTTGGTAAGCATTTAGGTCTTGACCGCGACACCCTCAAACAGATGGCGATTGGTGGCATTATTCATGATATCGGCAAGATTAAAGTGGATGATGCCATTTTGCACAAGCCTGGAAAATTGACGCCAGAAGAGTTTGAGCATATGAAATTACATCAGGTGTTCGCTAAAGAGATCATCGTGCACGTTGAGGGGCTGAGCGATATCAGCCGAGATGTCTGTTTAATGCACCATGAGAAGCTCGACGGTAAAGGCTATCCGCAAGGGTTAAAAGGCGATGACATTCCGCTGCATGGCCGAATGAGTTGCATAGTCGATATCTATGATGCACTCACAGCGGATCGCTGCTACAAGCAAGGCATGAGCTCGGCAGAAGCGTTCAAGATTATTCTCAGTTTGACGCCATTTCATCTCGATCCTGATCTTGTGTATAAATTCATCAACTGTATCGGCATCTATCCGGTGGGATCGATCGTAGAACTGAGTGATGGACGTGTTGGCATCGTTTGGGGCTCTAATGCTACTCATCCGCTTAAACCCGAAGTGAAATGCTTCTATTCACGGAAATACAAACGTTTTGTCGATGTGGCGATGGTGGATCTCAAAAACAGTACGCTCAAGATTGAAAGGGCAGTCGCTCCCTCTTCGTTGGAAGTGGATGCAAAGCCCTTCTATGACTGA
- a CDS encoding bifunctional diguanylate cyclase/phosphodiesterase: protein MPRFRLLHLTLRRRTALYFCLGLVGVILSTLLITRYFFLYSINKLEDLELERANKQAFSVIQMMTWQLEERSFDWAYWDDTYQLFTERNIADYRERNLFQDSLYTLGLDMMAFVTVQGELFESLVRDDSEVISPDLAKQVVQNQNVQSHIREMRRQLDGKQKSLAGLERIAGRIWLLSLTPVRNSEGSSAVAGWLIWGQDLSSRFPGNFADILSSENNLDVVMEGFAVSTEAYAVGTDKWLQKTALHLTTWTPVTDLTNHKIAYLKTQQPRVYYQKGRNLFVYLIVVVSTVTGLIAVATFFLFNNRISTRFADFEQTMMQLFSRYQLEDLSIRRSDELERITQLVELLAENTSLTEGKLNHTLQKLDALYQNRSIGMLLVVNGDIIDANQAAAQLLGYRKQDLINQELRCICAEDQEGCSEEKIKHAAETGKTRFEAMMRAKGEREIECLVELTPIHHENQQALMISLSDLSEQKKQERMIKDLVGRDPLSGLYNRPAILAKLDKLIETEPTRFSFLYISIEKFKQISEVYGHLVFDDVVKHVASVFGRVLKGFEVGRISEFEFIAIIPEGKQYDEALIGANRFMDILAKTGEVSGIELDLNSKVAVIDPSLSDQPLGYLLQAAAYTIQTYHHDRVTEVIQITKATADKAQHALMISRDIVSAVRENAIIAYYQPIVDTESGKVGGFEALARWVHPELGFVSPEIFIHLAEKNQLIVELGESILRQACRFLSTLNRQREEVGLLPLSVHVNLSAIHFYHAKLPDYLRQVMTEFGIAPGLLVVEITESTLLGIESETLDRMTEIKSLGVQLALDDFGTGYSSFSTLCSFPLDIVKLDKSYIDQLENNDRARTLIRSIAGMAKELGLTTVAEGVETASQLRKLKTWNIDEIQGYYFYKPLPEQEAMQKFCGDSRNQIVA from the coding sequence ATGCCTCGATTTCGTTTGCTTCACTTAACGCTGCGCCGTCGCACCGCTCTTTACTTTTGCTTGGGGTTAGTTGGGGTAATCCTAAGTACACTATTGATTACGCGCTATTTTTTCCTTTACAGCATCAATAAGCTTGAGGATTTAGAGCTGGAACGTGCCAACAAACAAGCGTTTTCCGTTATCCAAATGATGACTTGGCAGTTAGAAGAGCGCTCCTTCGACTGGGCGTACTGGGATGATACCTATCAACTCTTTACTGAGCGTAATATCGCAGATTATCGCGAGCGCAACCTGTTCCAAGATTCGCTTTATACGCTCGGGCTCGATATGATGGCGTTTGTCACCGTGCAAGGGGAATTATTTGAATCACTTGTGCGGGATGACTCTGAGGTAATCTCGCCCGATCTGGCCAAGCAGGTTGTGCAAAATCAAAATGTTCAAAGCCATATACGGGAAATGCGTCGTCAACTGGATGGAAAACAAAAAAGCCTTGCGGGGTTAGAGCGCATCGCTGGCAGAATCTGGCTTCTTTCATTAACCCCAGTGCGTAATAGTGAAGGTTCTTCGGCAGTCGCTGGCTGGCTGATATGGGGGCAAGATCTTTCAAGTCGTTTTCCCGGTAATTTTGCCGACATCTTATCGTCTGAAAATAATCTAGATGTGGTGATGGAGGGATTTGCTGTTTCCACGGAAGCTTACGCTGTCGGTACCGATAAGTGGTTGCAGAAAACCGCCCTGCATTTGACGACCTGGACCCCAGTGACGGATTTGACGAATCACAAGATTGCCTATCTAAAAACCCAGCAACCGAGAGTGTATTACCAAAAAGGCAGGAATCTCTTCGTCTACTTGATTGTTGTCGTTTCGACGGTCACAGGGCTTATTGCGGTAGCCACCTTCTTCCTGTTCAACAATCGTATTTCGACCCGTTTTGCTGATTTTGAACAGACTATGATGCAGTTGTTCTCAAGATATCAATTGGAAGACCTATCCATTCGCCGCAGTGACGAGCTAGAAAGAATAACTCAGTTGGTGGAGCTATTGGCTGAGAACACTTCGCTTACTGAGGGCAAGCTTAATCACACATTACAGAAACTGGATGCCCTGTACCAGAACCGTTCAATAGGCATGTTACTGGTTGTGAATGGCGACATTATTGATGCAAACCAAGCGGCAGCGCAGTTGCTCGGCTATAGAAAACAGGATCTGATTAACCAAGAGTTAAGGTGTATTTGCGCAGAAGATCAAGAAGGATGCAGTGAAGAGAAGATTAAGCACGCGGCAGAGACTGGCAAGACGCGTTTTGAAGCCATGATGCGAGCCAAAGGTGAGCGAGAAATTGAATGTTTGGTCGAACTAACGCCAATTCATCACGAGAATCAACAAGCGTTGATGATTTCGCTCAGCGATTTGAGTGAGCAAAAAAAGCAAGAGCGAATGATTAAGGATTTGGTTGGGCGTGACCCACTTTCAGGTTTGTATAACCGCCCGGCAATATTGGCCAAGCTGGATAAACTGATTGAAACCGAGCCTACGCGTTTTTCATTTCTGTACATTTCCATCGAAAAGTTCAAGCAGATTTCAGAAGTCTACGGGCATTTGGTTTTCGATGATGTGGTTAAGCATGTTGCCTCTGTATTTGGTCGCGTCCTGAAAGGGTTTGAAGTTGGTCGCATCAGCGAGTTTGAGTTCATTGCCATTATCCCGGAGGGGAAACAGTACGATGAGGCGCTTATTGGTGCCAATCGATTTATGGATATTCTGGCAAAAACAGGGGAAGTATCAGGGATTGAGCTTGATTTAAACAGCAAAGTGGCCGTTATCGATCCCTCTCTTAGCGATCAGCCATTGGGCTATTTGCTCCAAGCGGCGGCCTATACCATCCAAACCTATCACCATGATCGTGTTACAGAGGTGATTCAAATTACCAAAGCGACGGCGGACAAGGCGCAACACGCCCTGATGATTAGCCGAGATATTGTCAGCGCGGTGCGAGAAAACGCGATCATCGCCTACTACCAGCCCATTGTTGACACGGAGAGTGGTAAAGTTGGTGGGTTCGAAGCGTTAGCCCGCTGGGTTCACCCTGAATTGGGTTTCGTCTCGCCAGAGATCTTTATCCACTTAGCAGAGAAAAACCAACTGATTGTGGAACTGGGGGAATCTATTTTGCGTCAAGCGTGTCGCTTCCTTTCTACGCTCAATCGTCAGCGCGAGGAGGTGGGTCTATTGCCGCTTTCCGTGCATGTTAACCTCAGTGCGATTCACTTTTATCACGCAAAATTGCCAGACTATTTACGTCAAGTTATGACGGAGTTTGGCATCGCACCAGGGCTATTAGTGGTCGAGATTACCGAAAGCACCCTGCTTGGTATTGAATCTGAAACGTTAGATAGAATGACAGAGATTAAATCGTTGGGGGTCCAATTAGCATTGGATGATTTTGGCACCGGTTACTCTTCGTTTAGTACCTTATGTTCTTTTCCGCTGGACATAGTGAAGTTAGACAAATCTTACATCGACCAACTGGAAAACAACGATCGGGCCAGAACACTGATCCGCAGCATTGCAGGGATGGCCAAAGAACTCGGTTTGACCACGGTGGCAGAGGGCGTAGAGACAGCCAGCCAACTGCGCAAGCTGAAAACGTGGAATATCGACGAGATTCAAGGCTATTACTTCTACAAGCCGCTACCTGAGCAAGAAGCAATGCAGAAATTTTGTGGTGACTCCAGAAATCAAATCGTCGCTTAA
- a CDS encoding YjjI family glycine radical enzyme, which yields MSHSEASLHQRLRTIVNDAKLSVEQKNQFLALEAEAMLQYVSISPALQEAMAQGVICDMFEGHAPFKPRYVLPDYARFLRQGSEYLELSPAQDFDDALNMLTILYHHVPSVTNIPVYLGQLDELLLPYLGDLSEAQLYKKIKLFWIMLDRTLPDAFMHVNVGPTDNILCRTILQVDAELRQIAPNLTFLYDPAVTPDDLLRQATDNICQSSKPHIANYPLHAAAYGDRQFGIVSCYNSLPLAGGANTLVRLNLKEVAQRSEDPEDFFSQQLPQFAELMFELMDARSSYLHEQSGFFDSFLVKEALIDEAKFAPMFGIYGMAEAVELLLNKQGREQKYGHSEEANALGLAISQRLAQLVESREVKYGLAGKALLHAQGGISLDRGVTPGVRIAYGHEPDPVSYVLANAAHHAFYTAGVSDILTIDETVKNNPEAMFNLCKGALAAGYREFTANVAGNDLVRITGYMVRLSDIARYAQQGSRSNTTFLGAEAASNTDVLQRKARVVSMETTPLYDAQH from the coding sequence ATGAGCCACAGTGAAGCGAGTTTGCACCAGCGTCTACGGACTATAGTCAATGATGCCAAATTGTCGGTAGAGCAGAAAAATCAGTTTCTTGCCTTAGAAGCTGAAGCGATGCTGCAATACGTGTCAATTTCGCCCGCGCTACAAGAGGCGATGGCGCAAGGGGTCATTTGTGACATGTTTGAAGGGCATGCGCCGTTCAAGCCTCGCTACGTTTTGCCCGACTACGCTCGCTTTCTGCGTCAAGGCAGTGAATATCTTGAACTTAGTCCAGCGCAAGACTTTGATGATGCACTGAACATGCTGACCATCTTGTATCATCATGTCCCTTCGGTGACCAATATTCCGGTTTATCTTGGACAGCTAGATGAATTGCTGCTGCCTTACCTTGGTGACCTCAGTGAAGCGCAGCTGTATAAAAAAATAAAATTATTTTGGATTATGCTCGATCGCACCCTGCCGGATGCGTTTATGCATGTCAATGTAGGACCAACAGACAACATTCTCTGCCGGACGATTTTACAGGTGGATGCCGAACTTAGGCAGATCGCGCCTAATTTGACCTTCCTGTACGATCCGGCAGTCACGCCAGACGATCTGCTGCGACAGGCAACCGACAACATTTGCCAATCCAGCAAACCGCACATCGCCAACTATCCTTTGCATGCGGCGGCTTACGGCGACAGGCAGTTCGGCATCGTCAGCTGCTACAACTCGCTGCCTTTAGCGGGTGGAGCGAACACCTTGGTTCGTCTCAATCTGAAAGAGGTGGCGCAGCGCTCTGAGGATCCAGAGGATTTCTTCTCTCAACAACTGCCCCAGTTTGCAGAGTTGATGTTTGAGCTTATGGATGCGCGATCCTCGTATCTGCATGAGCAATCAGGTTTTTTTGACAGTTTCTTGGTGAAAGAAGCACTGATTGATGAAGCCAAGTTTGCCCCGATGTTCGGCATTTATGGCATGGCGGAAGCGGTAGAACTTCTGCTCAATAAACAAGGCCGCGAGCAAAAATATGGTCATAGTGAAGAGGCGAACGCACTTGGCCTTGCCATTTCTCAGCGCTTAGCGCAGCTGGTCGAGAGTCGCGAGGTCAAATATGGTCTAGCGGGGAAAGCGTTACTGCACGCACAAGGCGGCATCAGTTTAGACCGTGGCGTGACGCCGGGCGTACGTATTGCTTATGGTCACGAGCCTGATCCGGTCAGCTATGTTTTGGCTAATGCAGCGCATCACGCTTTTTACACCGCGGGCGTTAGCGACATTCTCACCATTGACGAGACAGTAAAAAATAATCCTGAGGCGATGTTTAATCTGTGCAAAGGGGCGCTGGCGGCGGGTTATCGCGAGTTTACCGCCAACGTGGCAGGTAACGATCTGGTGAGAATCACTGGTTATATGGTGCGCCTATCGGATATTGCCCGCTATGCACAACAGGGTTCACGCAGCAATACCACCTTTTTAGGTGCCGAAGCGGCAAGCAACACCGACGTATTGCAAAGAAAAGCGCGTGTCGTCAGCATGGAAACGACGCCACTTTACGACGCGCAACACTGA
- a CDS encoding YjjW family glycine radical enzyme activase: MSAVQFNKKGKVSRILPFSCVDGPGNRLVIFLQGCNFHCKSCHNPHTINHCHHCGECVEHCPTGALTQDANNQVVWREEVCIHCDTCTDVCAFHSNPKIKEWSVAQVLERIRQQHLFISGVTVSGGEATLQLPFVLALFQAIKADRTLAHLSCFIDSNGSLTTHGWETLAPYTDGVMIDLKAWQAETHQWLTGRNNHRVIQSITHLVELNMLHELRLLHIPGKSDLDSELTALCELLQRLPCKVQIRLNAFQAHWVKGEARAWAKCDYAEIERFAARLRQHIAHPIILPSKTVLGHLR; encoded by the coding sequence ATGTCAGCTGTTCAGTTCAACAAGAAGGGGAAAGTGAGTCGTATCTTACCTTTCTCCTGTGTTGATGGGCCGGGAAATCGCCTGGTGATCTTCTTGCAGGGGTGTAATTTCCATTGCAAGAGTTGCCACAATCCTCACACAATCAACCACTGTCATCATTGCGGTGAGTGTGTTGAGCATTGTCCAACAGGGGCACTGACCCAAGATGCCAACAACCAAGTTGTTTGGCGAGAAGAGGTATGCATTCACTGCGACACCTGTACCGACGTTTGCGCTTTTCACTCCAATCCAAAAATCAAAGAGTGGAGCGTCGCGCAAGTGCTGGAGAGGATTCGGCAGCAACATCTGTTTATCAGTGGTGTGACCGTATCCGGTGGTGAGGCAACCTTACAGCTTCCGTTTGTTTTAGCGCTGTTCCAAGCGATTAAAGCGGATAGGACACTGGCTCATTTAAGCTGTTTTATCGACAGTAATGGTTCACTAACAACTCATGGCTGGGAAACGTTGGCCCCTTACACCGATGGTGTGATGATTGACCTAAAAGCTTGGCAAGCGGAAACCCATCAATGGTTAACAGGGCGCAACAATCATAGAGTCATACAGTCGATAACGCATCTTGTTGAACTGAACATGCTACATGAACTTCGTTTGCTGCACATCCCGGGCAAAAGTGATTTAGACAGTGAGCTAACCGCGCTGTGTGAATTGCTACAGAGGTTGCCCTGCAAAGTGCAGATCCGCCTCAATGCCTTTCAAGCTCACTGGGTGAAAGGCGAAGCGCGAGCTTGGGCAAAATGCGATTACGCTGAGATAGAACGCTTTGCCGCGCGTCTTCGTCAGCACATCGCTCATCCGATTATATTGCCGTCGAAAACGGTGCTAGGCCATCTCCGTTAA